From Calditrichota bacterium, the proteins below share one genomic window:
- a CDS encoding carboxymuconolactone decarboxylase family protein, giving the protein MPEHPLLVFEKLDPEVLAHLRRMDDFVFASGALPRKVKLLIAMAFDAAHGAVNGVRALATAAMQEGATPVEIAEVLRVAGHLAGVGAFYTAASALREVVE; this is encoded by the coding sequence ATGCCAGAACATCCACTCTTGGTATTCGAGAAACTCGACCCCGAGGTGCTCGCCCATTTGCGGCGCATGGACGATTTTGTCTTTGCCTCGGGGGCACTGCCGCGCAAGGTGAAGCTCCTCATTGCCATGGCCTTCGACGCCGCACACGGGGCGGTCAATGGCGTGCGGGCACTGGCGACTGCGGCCATGCAGGAAGGAGCCACGCCGGTAGAAATCGCCGAGGTGCTGCGCGTCGCAGGTCACCTCGCGGGAGTGGGCGCCTTCTACACCGCAGCCAGCGCGTTGCGGGAGGTGGTGGAGTAG
- a CDS encoding T9SS type A sorting domain-containing protein produces MSRRTRLLFVATLLVFVATGWQLLAAPTPKGTIALVAGAEGGVLQMIDLTDNTLIATIPIFDETSRNYAVIPFDVKATPDGRWAYVSSAATRQVFVVDLVLRKVATVLQVRHGPTELAISPDGSFVYVSCSLSGYDQMEYISVIATKDHTVFHEIPTEVAPLGIAFTPDGKWALVTNPAVGDAAGGTVTLIDATTHTIKGSVLLGGTPAAVAVHPDGRYAYVTNTIAGAVMVLDLQATPPAVAGTLELGALTTPTSIAVAPDGKGAQVVNSFMGMITILDLANPASPAVAGQVAVGTLPTDVVYSFDGGFSYVSNTGANSISVIDNTLQPPGVVATIELGDVHPRGIDLARRPADVLVELHPQEGLPYIIPPGGQKSWNIEIPVNPSEAVHGELILTAFDIDAVSEARVRVNRALVPLPPEIVNGLTPKTARIPIPLTDLVVRGNTVTITDLGGTDGFRIDDLAIALRFDAPGPFLQKSTELPVPNDNVLHNFVNAYLLAANFPNPFNPSTTIDFQIPKDSRVTITVFNTNGQLIRTLVDGNLQAGAHRVQWDGLDEQGNHVAAGMYLCRMKAGDFMDTKRMIMVK; encoded by the coding sequence ATGTCTCGAAGAACACGTTTACTTTTCGTTGCCACGTTGCTGGTCTTTGTCGCAACAGGCTGGCAACTGCTGGCTGCTCCCACGCCGAAGGGCACTATCGCCCTGGTGGCCGGGGCTGAGGGTGGGGTGCTCCAGATGATTGACCTCACCGACAATACGCTCATCGCAACCATCCCCATCTTTGACGAGACTTCCCGGAACTACGCCGTGATCCCCTTCGACGTAAAGGCTACTCCAGATGGCCGCTGGGCGTACGTGAGCAGTGCCGCGACCCGGCAGGTGTTCGTGGTCGACTTGGTGCTGCGCAAGGTAGCGACCGTGCTCCAGGTGCGTCACGGCCCGACGGAGTTGGCCATCAGCCCGGACGGCTCCTTCGTGTACGTCAGCTGCTCCCTTTCCGGCTACGACCAGATGGAGTACATCTCGGTCATCGCCACCAAGGACCACACTGTCTTCCACGAGATCCCCACAGAGGTGGCGCCATTAGGAATTGCCTTCACTCCGGATGGCAAGTGGGCACTGGTGACCAACCCTGCGGTGGGTGACGCGGCGGGCGGCACGGTGACCCTTATCGACGCCACCACCCACACCATCAAGGGCAGCGTTTTGTTAGGTGGCACCCCTGCAGCCGTTGCCGTGCATCCGGATGGGCGATACGCCTATGTAACAAACACGATTGCCGGGGCGGTGATGGTCCTCGACCTGCAGGCGACACCTCCGGCAGTGGCGGGCACGCTGGAGCTCGGGGCGCTAACGACGCCCACTTCCATTGCGGTCGCCCCCGACGGAAAGGGCGCGCAGGTGGTTAACAGCTTCATGGGCATGATTACGATTCTGGATCTGGCCAATCCGGCATCTCCCGCAGTGGCCGGCCAGGTGGCCGTGGGCACATTGCCAACCGACGTCGTCTATTCCTTCGACGGAGGGTTCTCCTACGTGAGCAACACCGGCGCGAACTCCATCTCGGTCATCGACAACACCCTACAACCGCCCGGGGTGGTGGCAACCATCGAGTTGGGCGATGTGCACCCACGGGGGATCGACTTGGCTCGTCGGCCCGCGGATGTGCTCGTGGAACTGCACCCACAGGAGGGCTTGCCCTACATAATACCCCCTGGGGGTCAGAAGTCCTGGAACATAGAAATCCCTGTCAACCCCTCGGAAGCCGTGCATGGAGAGCTCATTCTGACTGCTTTCGACATCGATGCAGTCAGTGAGGCACGAGTCAGAGTCAACCGGGCTCTCGTCCCCCTGCCACCGGAAATTGTCAATGGCCTCACCCCGAAGACGGCAAGGATCCCCATTCCACTGACCGACTTAGTCGTGCGGGGGAATACCGTGACAATCACTGACCTGGGCGGTACCGATGGTTTCAGGATCGATGACCTTGCCATCGCACTGCGCTTCGACGCTCCCGGCCCATTCTTGCAAAAGTCGACGGAATTGCCTGTCCCCAACGACAACGTTCTGCACAACTTTGTCAACGCCTACCTCCTCGCAGCCAACTTCCCGAACCCCTTCAACCCCTCGACCACGATCGATTTTCAGATCCCCAAGGACTCGCGGGTGACCATCACCGTTTTCAACACTAACGGGCAGCTCATCCGCACGCTGGTTGACGGGAATCTCCAGGCAGGGGCCCACAGGGTGCAGTGGGACGGCCTGGATGAGCAGGGCAATCATGTGGCCGCCGGCATGTACCTCTGCCGGATGAAGGCGGGGGACTTTATGGACACCAAGCGCATGATTATGGTGAAGTAG
- a CDS encoding tRNA 2-thiocytidine(32) synthetase TtcA, which yields MAERRSKLHHKLVGLVDKAVRDYQLISSGDRILVAVSGGADSMSMLFLLAERVAVYGMNISLVPVYLDMGFTAAAAENVERMVAFFTRFANSYHVESTHFGPEANREGAGKNPCFLCSRLRRKRLFEIAEAQGCNKIALGHHKDDIIETFLINVLYGRELSTMVPRQEVFRGRFYLVRPLAYVWERDLKALAREQNFPIIAEGCPNEPLSKRAYVKKLLLQLERDHRGTKENIFKALGHVRTGYLLG from the coding sequence ATGGCTGAGCGTCGCAGCAAACTGCACCACAAACTGGTCGGCCTTGTCGACAAGGCCGTACGCGACTATCAGCTGATTTCCTCGGGAGATCGCATACTGGTGGCCGTCTCCGGCGGGGCGGACTCCATGAGCATGCTCTTTCTCCTTGCCGAGCGGGTGGCCGTGTATGGGATGAATATCAGCTTGGTGCCAGTCTACTTGGACATGGGTTTCACCGCAGCTGCCGCAGAGAATGTGGAGCGCATGGTCGCCTTCTTCACTCGGTTCGCGAACTCCTATCATGTCGAGAGCACCCATTTTGGTCCGGAGGCCAACAGGGAGGGGGCCGGGAAGAACCCGTGTTTCCTCTGTTCGCGCCTGCGCCGCAAGCGCCTCTTTGAAATTGCCGAAGCACAGGGATGCAACAAAATTGCCCTCGGCCACCACAAGGACGACATTATCGAGACCTTTCTGATAAACGTCCTGTATGGTCGAGAGCTCAGCACCATGGTCCCCAGGCAAGAAGTCTTTCGGGGGCGGTTCTACCTCGTGCGGCCACTGGCCTATGTGTGGGAACGCGACCTCAAAGCCCTTGCTCGGGAGCAGAACTTTCCTATCATCGCTGAAGGTTGCCCCAATGAGCCCCTGTCCAAGCGGGCCTACGTGAAGAAACTGCTGCTCCAGCTGGAGCGGGATCACCGCGGCACCAAGGAGAATATCTTCAAGGCGCTTGGGCACGTGCGGACCGGCTACCTGCTTGGCTAA
- a CDS encoding TonB-dependent receptor — protein sequence MRHLLLLLVALPALGATAGEPPASGAAGTLNGQVLDLVSHQPVGNVAVRLEGTPVNLTTDNDGRFSASAIVPGSYTLSAHRIGYRTVAVTGVKVVAGATTQLVLHMEPTTIELPAVSVTAERAAFEADEGLRLVIDPVRHSQAPGAFGDLLRSLRTLPSFGMANDFNGLPYARGGSPDQNSVLLDRTTIPYPYRLRSLLGGGMSAFMPEILSYVDVIPGGFSARYGNTSSAVIQLHTREGNRERRAVACHLDLLAASSVFDQPLFDGKGSLLLAARRSVIDLIGPTIAKGPYAFPRFDELFAKLSLSPAKDHRIALTFARAGEGAALATVESEAMEFSQDSRSQTAAIDWSTILSSKALLGVSLSSCTDRNWLRLSDIANEDYQAHLRYEIGQRTAGAWLFLDLGPLARLEGGTSVAESHSRVEWHANWRTPLQLPVALSCNYSPTLVGAYLQNHSHFSERVDLVLGVRADYSTLNGERLLSPRVNAVWRPTRDLRAFAAYGDFYQYPTLLSTIARNEPLIIGKAISSLKAEKATHYILGAEKEWPRSVIGKITGYVKSYSRMLLPEDLITFTARNFGEGYSAGVELSLDTPLESPSPFFFHTHYTWAQSRYRRVGSDVWIPFKWERTHSYVAQVEVKTLPALHVGFGWTYASGRPQITPGERVTHRGQASAPYSRLDMRVSYRMHLPLRKEASLYIEVFNVTNQRNIYDTTWDFHYPSGSATPTGTIYMMPRMLSLGCSAEF from the coding sequence ATGAGACACCTCCTACTCCTCCTGGTGGCGTTGCCCGCCCTTGGGGCAACAGCAGGCGAGCCTCCTGCTTCCGGTGCGGCAGGCACCCTCAATGGGCAGGTCCTGGATCTGGTCTCGCATCAGCCAGTAGGAAATGTCGCCGTGCGCCTCGAGGGAACACCGGTCAACCTGACCACTGACAACGACGGACGATTCAGCGCTTCCGCGATCGTACCGGGGTCCTACACGCTCTCCGCGCACAGGATCGGCTACAGGACAGTGGCTGTGACAGGGGTCAAAGTGGTGGCGGGAGCGACAACCCAACTTGTCCTCCACATGGAACCGACCACCATAGAACTCCCAGCCGTCTCTGTCACTGCCGAGCGGGCTGCTTTCGAGGCCGACGAAGGCCTCCGTCTCGTCATTGACCCTGTTCGTCACAGCCAGGCCCCAGGCGCCTTCGGCGACCTACTCCGCAGCCTGCGCACTCTCCCTTCCTTTGGCATGGCCAATGACTTTAACGGTCTGCCCTACGCGCGAGGTGGCAGCCCGGACCAGAATTCGGTGCTGCTCGACCGCACCACCATCCCCTACCCTTACCGGCTTCGTTCGCTGCTGGGCGGCGGAATGAGCGCCTTCATGCCGGAGATCTTGAGTTACGTGGACGTGATTCCTGGGGGTTTCTCGGCGCGCTATGGGAACACATCCTCTGCCGTGATCCAACTGCACACCCGCGAAGGGAATCGCGAACGACGCGCGGTCGCCTGCCATCTGGACCTGTTGGCTGCCTCCTCTGTCTTTGACCAACCTCTGTTCGACGGGAAGGGAAGTTTGTTGCTCGCTGCGCGCCGCTCCGTCATTGACCTAATCGGTCCGACAATAGCAAAGGGACCTTACGCGTTTCCGCGCTTCGACGAACTTTTCGCCAAGCTCTCTCTCTCCCCGGCAAAGGATCACAGGATAGCCTTGACTTTCGCTCGTGCTGGCGAGGGGGCCGCCTTGGCAACGGTGGAAAGCGAAGCGATGGAGTTTTCCCAAGATTCACGTTCGCAGACCGCAGCAATTGATTGGAGCACCATTTTGAGCAGCAAGGCGCTCCTCGGGGTCTCTCTCTCCTCCTGCACGGACCGCAACTGGCTTCGCTTGTCAGACATAGCTAACGAGGACTACCAGGCTCACCTGCGCTACGAAATCGGCCAACGCACGGCCGGCGCCTGGCTCTTCCTCGATCTCGGCCCACTCGCCCGCCTCGAGGGCGGTACCTCGGTAGCCGAGTCGCATTCGCGGGTGGAATGGCATGCCAACTGGCGCACGCCTCTCCAATTGCCGGTCGCGCTCAGCTGCAATTACAGCCCAACCCTCGTGGGGGCATACCTTCAGAATCATTCTCATTTCTCGGAAAGAGTGGATCTCGTGCTTGGCGTGCGTGCAGACTATTCGACGCTGAACGGGGAGCGCTTGCTCAGTCCCCGCGTCAACGCGGTCTGGCGCCCGACGCGCGACTTGAGGGCATTTGCGGCCTATGGCGACTTTTATCAGTATCCAACGCTCCTTTCGACCATCGCGCGCAACGAGCCGCTAATCATCGGCAAGGCAATTTCTTCGTTGAAAGCGGAGAAGGCCACCCACTACATCCTCGGGGCGGAGAAAGAGTGGCCTCGCTCGGTCATCGGTAAGATCACGGGGTATGTCAAGTCCTACTCCCGTATGCTCCTTCCGGAGGACTTGATCACTTTCACCGCGCGGAACTTCGGCGAAGGTTACTCGGCGGGGGTGGAGCTCTCTCTTGACACGCCTCTGGAGTCCCCCTCACCGTTTTTCTTCCATACGCACTACACATGGGCACAATCGCGGTACCGGCGCGTGGGGAGCGACGTCTGGATTCCCTTCAAGTGGGAGCGAACGCACTCGTATGTGGCGCAAGTTGAGGTGAAGACCCTACCTGCGCTGCACGTCGGATTTGGCTGGACCTATGCCAGCGGCCGTCCACAGATCACGCCGGGCGAGCGGGTGACGCACAGAGGCCAAGCGTCGGCGCCATACAGCAGACTCGACATGCGCGTCAGCTATCGGATGCACCTTCCCCTGCGAAAAGAGGCATCTCTGTACATCGAAGTATTCAACGTCACCAATCAGCGCAATATCTACGACACGACGTGGGATTTCCACTACCCGAGCGGTTCGGCGACACCGACCGGCACCATCTACATGATGCCACGCATGCTGTCTTTAGGCTGCAGCGCGGAGTTTTAG